Part of the Esox lucius isolate fEsoLuc1 chromosome 25, fEsoLuc1.pri, whole genome shotgun sequence genome, TATTCGTTTTTGGATCACCTATAGACTAGATAGCAATAAGGTGTCTTGGAAGAATAGTTTAATCTGTGTATTAATTTCAGAGTTATGGAAATAGAGTAGAatggtttttttgttttacaatgaaTCAAGGTTGAAACATCAAGATGTGCTGTTTTTGGAATTATATCAAAGTGCGCaataaaacatactgtaaaGAAACATGGTGCTCTAAGAAATTGGACAGTCGCTTCTTTTACGGTGTAGCCTAGAGGAAAGTGAAGCACTTTGAGGCATGGATAAGTTTCTCCAGATCGCCCCTCACTCCCTGGCCATAGTGCTGTCTCGGGTTGAGCCGGAGAACCTGCCCCCGGTAACGGACAAGCTACAGCACCATCACACTGGATACGAGATATTCGCCGATTTCAAAGCCGTTAACATGCAGCACTTCTGGAATAAGAAAGTTATCGATGCCCTATCGGATACTTTTTTCCTAGGTTGGATTGATGAGCATGTCCTTCTGATCCAAGGGAAGGAAGATCACCTCGAGGTGCTCAGAGAGGGATGGACGAGGCGGGCGCTTAAACCGCCTGCAGGATTCAAGATCAAGTGCATAGGTAAGCATGTAGACCGTAAAGCGAACACGCTGACTGTGATTATCATGATTATGCATTGGATACATTCTGTCTAATCCCCAACTCGTTACTTGTTACTGTTGTTGCATTAGTATCCAAGGTAAATCGCAGGTCATCTAACAAGGTGTGAACCTTTTCTTTCAGAAGTGGTGGGGGCCAACACAATATGTCCCtccttcagaaaatgttttggcaTTGAAAACGACTTttctgcctttgaacagaattTAATAATACCCATGGTCCATCTAGACAATTTTTAGAACAGAAAATAAGTACAATGGACCACCGTAACCACACGTAGGTAAGACACCAAGCTTggttaaaatataattattaactTGTTTAAGTGTCCAGGGCTGCTGTCAATAATGTATGTGACTTTCCTCTGATGGTGTCTCTAAAGTTGTGATATGCAAATAAGACATTTCAAACCAATTCACTTATACTGGGCCGAAATTAGGAAGCAGCAACATTGTCAGAACCGTAAAAGTTTAAGTTTTCGTGTTGTCACAACAACATTGTCAGTTGGTCACTAGCATGTTGTAGCAACGTCATCTCTCTAAAGGCCATTCCACGCAACTTGCGTACTGGCATATGCGCTGCAGATATAATGCATGGGAATTAATGAAAGAGTGCAGACGGGCTGCGAACACCTTAACGGCATCACAGCGCTTAAAATTATGGTGCACGTCCTCTCTTCGGGCGCAAATTTGCCTGCAAACGCCACCTTGCCCCAGATGGCCGGTTATGGGTGTATCcgctatgtgtgtttgttttgaggGCTGTGCTGACATCTCCGtgaattttgtatttatttaacatgaaaccAACCATGTTAAATCTGTGGGCATAACATCATAACAGCAGGAAAGCTGTGTATCAAGTTTGAGCATCGCAAATTTGTATGACGGAAACTCAGGTTATTGCAATTGTTAAAATTGGAATCGATacttattttaattaatttttacatttactcaATTCATAAGTGTCATTACTGTAATTCTGACACAGCCTAcaatgctagctagcaaaccagCTTGCTGGAATTAGGTAGCCTaatatagctagctatctaaTATTGACACCAGAAGCTCCAACTATCTCGGCCATGCTGCAGAAAATAGCGTGCAGTTAAACAGCTCCGTGAATCCCATCACTGCTactaaaagttaaaaaaaaattccatcCATCTTTTTTAAAATGACTGCAAAAGCAGacaatgaacattttaatacGGGAACTAAAGTTATGTTCTTTTATTTGTATGGTGAGCATTTCACAACCACCTACCCAAAATCTCGTAGTTGGTCAGTCCCCAGCAAAAGGCGCGGGTGATTTGCATAAAGTTGGGAAATCTGACATTTTTCTTTGCCTCTTACAGGTCCCACGCATCGCCACACAATGTACTTCATTGTGATTGAATTGAACCATCGCAAAAAGTGTGAATGTACCATTTGAAACCAAGTCTATTTTCTCACATCTATGCGCGCAACTCTGCACAAATGAACTGATCCATATCAAATACAAATACCCTGTGCCTTACCAAGGAAGGAAATTGCTTGGCATGTAGTTTCTTTATGGCTTGCCGGATCATCTCGTGAGTATTCACTTTTGGTTGCATATCATAGTAGTAAATTTGAGCTAGCTTGTGTGCATGCATCAGCTTGTTTGTGTGCAGCGAGCTTTAATTATGTTGGACCAAACCTTCCaaattacataaatgtaatagaattgtatcttttttttaataacatcctggttcaatttgtttgttttgtagacTCGCCATCTCAGCCTCGCAGGTGGTGCTACTTCTGGTGAGTGTGTGCAGCGCATCATGAGGGGAATAGCCTCTAATACCGCATGGCACTATGTAACATCAACATTTTCATGGTCACCAAATGTGAGTTAAATTTaagttaataataaatatattaggTGATTTCCTGGAAAAATGATGTCGGGGCTAGTGGAGGGGGATGTTGAGTCTCAAATAGCTGAGACGCTAAAGCATGCACCCGCCCAGGCAAAACCGCTACCGGTTGCAAATTCATTTTGTCTAAAAGCATTACAGTCCTCAAAATAAACCGCTCCCAATTGAAGAGACGGTGGCAAGAGTTTTCTGGCTCAGAGTGACATAAATCTCCAGGTACTTCGTCTTGTTTTGTTATATGGAGGggttcaaatatatatatatatatatatatatatatatatatatatatatatatatatatatatatatatatatatatatatatatatatatttagaataatagcctaatttgcataatttaaattaatcattcaaatgttttgtaattagtATAATGGTCTTCTTTGCATTGTGTTAATGGGCTGTTGCTGCTCCTGCTCCACCACAATTGTAGCACAGTTGACTGGGGCAGATCTTGTAGGGCAGATATTTCATTTCTGACTGGCATTctatgacagtgccatgtttaaagtcactgagctcttcagtacaacttactgtactgccaatgtttttttgtctatGGAGTTTTCATtgctatgtgctggattttatgcacctatAAGTAATGGCTGAAATACCTGaactaaaatatttgtatgGGTGTCTGAAtatttttggccatatagtgcaTTTTTGGATACAGCTAACTTTAACATTCTCTGTTGACTAATTATATCAGTATGTACCCAATTGTAACTGATGGGGAAAGAAACGGTTGCTGGGGATTAGACGGAGATCTCAAGGTTAGATACTGGATGGATGCATGGCTCCTATGAGTGGTCAACCGGATAGGCTGCCTGGGATTCATGATTTCCAACAGTCATTATTCGTGCATAATTTTGAAATTGTAAATTTACATTAGGCGTGCCACTACTGCAAGCATTGTTCTTTGTTTAACTATATTGACACCTTGCTAGGAATCCAAATATAACTCGATGATTAGTTGGCTTTTAACAGGGGTAATATCAAATAAATTGTCTTCaaatttaataatttaacagCTCAGCTACACCCTATTGTACTGATTGGATTTACACACAATCTATATGTTCTACTTGAAATGGCTActtacaaaattataaatgaatacatatgtatcaataaaaatgtatacatgaaaatataataaatgtattaaccaacattttattcCCCTGATCATtcaattctgtattttttaaattaatttccaTAATCGTGTATTTCtgtatgcatttattttccGCATTCTTCTAtgtctgtatttatttctgcATGTCCTTGACCGTAAGTGAATGAGGGGGCGGGACTAATAGTCAAACGTAGAAATCAAGCCCAGAGCAGCAGATAGAAGCAGACTGTGAAGACTCTGAGTGCTGATTTAGGTCCATGGCGTGTCCCCATTTTGCCAATCACTATCATATTTTCCCCTCCTCTCAGTTTGGAACAATGCAGTGGCGttgaaataaacatgttatCCCCTTTAGATCCCTGTGAGAGAAGCGAAAAGACGCTCTGTTTTTGTATCCCTTTCACATTGCAAAAACCCCGCTcggtttttctataggctaactggTATACATTTGCTCATTGCTGTCTGGGATTGTTGTCATTTAATAATTGAATTCTAAATATTATAAAATGCTTATGCGTCAGTCCCAATATAAGACTCAATctgcatttatttcaaataagatttcagtttatagAGGAAcgccttcacctttttctgtacATAAGATGTCCAGTTATAAATCTCAGTGCGAAGTGTTGTTGATTTACTTTTAAACTAGATCAtttccaaactaaacatggcgaagctgcatttagcagttatgctgcatacaactggaataaactaccagaagattgtagacgtgccccaaacgtatccatttgtAAATCCAggtaaaaaatatgtatcttttcacatgcctatgactgagcgcttaaacttaaACCTTTATTCCATTTTccaatttgatgtttttttatataatgttttaatgttgtttgtttttatgctagtaTTTGGTTATATTCTATTGTattcctctttttctttgtaaagcacactgaataGCTTCTATGAattaattttgctatataaacttgcttgctcGCTGTGCCCATGCAAACATATTATTAGGCTTAGCTCGTCTTAGGCTGAGATGACATTACCAACTACAATATTGGGAGGCAGAGATTTTACACTATTTACTCTATTACTTTCAACatcaaactaaataatttaGCGTTCAGTATAAACGTCATGATAAATGTAATCTAACATAACTAAGCTGCGTAAGTATTGATTACCTActtagaaaacatttgaaatctctTTCAAAAGTCGGTTAAACTCAATGCGGTTAGCCAATATTAGGCCTATCACCAGTTTACGCTAGTTTTTTGAGAATTCTGGCCATATGGAACCGCTACCggatatattatttaaatagccatataatagcccacatttaaacaacaaatgttttttttatataaaattagTCAGCAAAATGAACTTGCCACAATCTTTGTGAACTGAGCATATAGGCTACACCAGGGAAGTCgtaattattacataattgaaATAGCCTAACAATgcaaattatatacatttttataggaTATCGGAGCGGTAGACAACTCTTCTGAAAGTTATAGGTGCAGATCATTTACTCAAACTCGTTTGCTTCAAAATATTTGTAGGCTGTGTTTAAATCTAGTTTTGAATTGTCTTGCAATGCACCATAATGTAGGCTAATttcgcaacattattatttaatggaCAAACATGATTAGTCGCATCACCTCCGATCGACCCAAGGAAAAAACACTCAAGCGGGTGTAAAAGTTTGACTAATATTGTAAGacgaattttgtcatttccaaccattggcatcgttaggcctgggtgtccagggctattcataaaagataaTGGGCtatattcagtatctcagaaaatttgaatattgtgaaaaggttcaatattgaagacacctggtgccacactctaatcagctaattaactcaaaacacctgcaaaggcctttaaatggcctctcagtctagttctgtgacttgacagctgtccaaaagacgaccattgacaccttgcacaaggggggcaagacacaaaaggtcattgctaaagaggcaggttgttcacagagctctgtgtccaggcacattaatagagaggcgaagggaaggaaaagatgtggtagaaaaaagtatacaagcaataggataaccgcaccctggagaggattgtgaaacaaaacccattcaaaaatgtttgggagattcacaaagagtggactgcagctggagtcagtgcctCAAGAatcaccatgcacagacgtatgcaagacatgggtttcagctgttgcattccttgtgtcaagccactcttgaacaagacccagtgtcagaagcgtctcgtctggactaaagacaaaaaggactggactgctgctgagtcaTGTTCTCTAATGAAagtcaattttgcatttcctttggaaatctaGGTCCCacagtctggaggaagagaggagaggcacataatccacgttgcttgaagtccagtgtaaagtttccacagtcagtgatggtttggggtgccatgtcatctgctggtgttggtccactgtgttttctgaggtcaacgcagccgtctagcAGGATGTTTTAGagtacttcatgcttcctgctgctgaccaactttatggagatgcagatttaattttccaacaggacttggcacctgcacacagtgccaaagctaccagtacctggtttaaggaccatggtatccctgttcttaattggccagcaagctcgcctgaccttaaccctatagaaaatctatggggtattttgaagaggaagatgcgatacgacagacccaacaatgcagaagagctgaaggccactatcagagcaacctgggctctcataacacctgagcagtgccacagactgatcgactccatgccacgccacattgctgcagtaattcaggcaaaaggagccccaactaagtagtgagtgctgtacatgctcatacttttcatgttcatacttatCAGTAGgccaacacatttttttgtaatggtcttaagtaatattcacattttcggagatactgaatttgggattttcattagttgtcagttataatcatcacaattaatagaaataaacatttgaaatatatcagtctgtgtgtaatgaatgaatataatatacaagatTCCGtaagacctgaacccaatagaacatttttggagggagctgaaagtccgtacaGCTCTGtatggaggtctgtatggaggagtgggcgaaaatccctgctgcagtgtgtgcaaacctggtcaagaactacaggaaacgtatgatctctgtaattgcaaacaaaggtttctgtaccatatattaagttctgcttttctgattaattatttaaaaatcatacaatgtgtttttctgcatttttgttttagattccgtcactcaaagctgaagagtacctattataaaaatttgacctttacatgctttgtaagtgggaaaatacttgttctccccactgtatttggaaCATGCGCATTGTGTGAGCCTGccaagaggagagagaatgcaCCAGTTATAGGACATTTGATTCTGGCGGCTATGGgtattgttatggaaatttcttgaactgatgcatTCTTATTGATTAATATATTGAGTCCCCATGGTTAGATAGAAAAGGAATGTCGGTTGTACTGtggtaaaggaagtatgaggtgctgaGGTAAATGTGAATCTTTagcaggatagaggaagatataCAAAAGATGGATAAGGAACCTGTGGTTTTTGTggtatgaccatgcagattcttatccccacccattcctctataagtattgaatgtatatCCAAAcgctttagagactcctcagatgattttgtaagcatttgacgcgtctctctatttgcaaataaactattaaattgtgccaagagtattttgtgtctgtacttactcctttaagagttctgatcgatgaaattaccatcacactttGCGGGCTCGTCCTTGGTTACTTAACCTGGTGTCTCGGAATCACATCTTAGGTGTCTGGAGCCCTAAATCCTCCCCCGCTCGTGGACTGGCTACGAAAGTGGTAAGAGTCAGGGCGCCTGGCTTAaatgatttttgggattcatcATTACAGGTACCCAGGCTTAAGTTTTGAACTCAAGAGGTATTGCGAATAAATATGATTCTGGTattatgtgttagggcacatttgaaATCTGTGTATCaacatctcacttacgggctGACAGGTCTATTAACAACGTTACGGCACGTTAATTGAGATCAAAGTGTTAGGGCACTTGAGATAAATTAATAAACATGGGTCTGTTTTGCCAAGCAggtttttgctgcttttgatAATGGGTAATTGTAGGTTTGCGTGGTCCCATCCTGTCCGGTGACACTGCATCGGTGGAGGGCATTTCCCTACAATCAacgtagccaaccccgctggtgATTGATATAGCCCCTGACTAGTTTCactctatggaccttttcgttgtgaacgtggtgcTGCAGTAGGCTGTCTGGAGGCCATTAGCTccactttggaagtgttgagagAGTCTATGCGGGTCAAGAAAAGGTCCAAAAGGGGGGAGAAGTACACACCAGATTCGTAATCTCTGTTGGCTCGGCCGATGTTTACAGCAGCTAAGAGATCTACGGACCCGGGGTTGAAgaagagactatgctaaccactgtttaaatttatgaagctaccgctagtcattcgactggacattgggttTAGGAAGATACCCATGGGAATCAAGACACCGGCTGTT contains:
- the LOC109615429 gene encoding storkhead-box protein 1-like, whose translation is MDKFLQIAPHSLAIVLSRVEPENLPPVTDKLQHHHTGYEIFADFKAVNMQHFWNKKVIDALSDTFFLGWIDEHVLLIQGKEDHLEVLREGWTRRALKPPAGFKIKCIGPTHRHTMYFIVIELNHRKKCECTI